A single Micromonospora luteifusca DNA region contains:
- the lanKC gene encoding class III lanthionine synthetase LanKC, which produces MDERYDSYCAADRLFYDSLGSAVAQPVFPAAERPMPTGWRREPLDDWLIYAPDGGSLPQQGWKIHVSAGLANAERVLDAVWNYCVPRGLSFKFLRGPRTLLLRNSKYATRAASGKFITVYPRDDAELELACKELDELLTGESGPYILSDLRYGTGPVYVRYGGFAARYCHSPDGQVVPAIEDDSGTLVPDRREPVFHVPSWITLPDFLGPHLAARSGTSTDQVPYRIERVIHFSNGGGLYVGRDLRTDTEVVLKEARPHAGLDADGTDAVARLAREAEALRQLADLPQVPRVHDEFALGDHRFLALEFIEGRALNKVLVDRYPLIDADATDEDRAAYARWARHIYEQVESVVAAIHERGLVYGDLHLFNIMIRPDDRVVLVDFEVAAPIAGHRRPGLRNQGFAAPRDRTGPAVDRYALACLRLALFLPLTQLVRLAPAKVTHLADVIAANFPVPRSFLDPAVEEITGDPRATADPREALAADDWHTMRDRLTTAIMASATPERNDRLFPGDIEQFRSGGLNLAHGAAGVLYALDQSGVGRWPEHEDWLVRRATAPPSGTRCGFYDGLHGVAYALEHLGRRQDALDVVDICLRESLDGLDHSLASGLSGIALNLAELAARTGEVSLHAAAWRAAERVIGQLADDPGPDVSGGRNPYAGLLRGRTGAALMLLRLYELGGDDELLGHAATALRQDLRRCVLRPDGALEVNEGWRTMPYLAHGSVGIGLVLDQYLRHRADDRFAEASAGVRRAARSPFYAQSGLFTGRAGIIAYLAASADEADRRELGAQLDRLTWHALPYREGIAFPGEQLLRLSMDFGTGTAGVLFALASAQHDQPPPLPFLAPLPGAQRLPRDSGGDLIGERMEGR; this is translated from the coding sequence GTGGACGAACGCTACGACAGCTACTGCGCCGCAGATCGACTGTTCTACGACTCGCTCGGCAGCGCCGTCGCGCAGCCCGTCTTCCCGGCCGCCGAACGGCCGATGCCGACCGGCTGGCGCCGCGAGCCGCTCGACGACTGGCTGATCTACGCGCCCGACGGCGGCTCGCTGCCGCAGCAGGGCTGGAAGATCCACGTGTCGGCGGGTCTGGCGAACGCCGAGCGGGTGCTGGACGCGGTCTGGAACTACTGCGTCCCCCGCGGCCTGTCCTTCAAGTTCCTGCGCGGGCCCCGCACGCTGCTGCTGCGCAACTCCAAGTACGCCACCCGCGCCGCCAGCGGCAAGTTCATCACGGTCTATCCCCGCGACGACGCGGAGCTGGAGCTGGCCTGCAAGGAGCTCGACGAACTTCTCACCGGTGAATCCGGGCCGTACATCCTCAGTGATCTCCGCTACGGCACCGGCCCGGTCTACGTGCGCTACGGCGGCTTCGCCGCCCGCTACTGCCACTCGCCTGACGGTCAGGTGGTGCCGGCGATCGAGGACGACTCCGGCACGCTGGTGCCGGACCGCCGTGAGCCCGTCTTTCACGTACCGTCCTGGATCACCCTGCCCGACTTTCTCGGCCCGCACCTGGCCGCCCGGAGTGGAACCAGCACGGACCAGGTGCCCTACCGGATCGAGCGAGTGATCCACTTTTCCAACGGCGGCGGGCTGTACGTGGGCAGGGACCTGCGTACCGACACCGAGGTGGTGCTGAAGGAGGCCCGACCGCACGCCGGCTTGGACGCCGACGGCACCGACGCCGTCGCCCGGCTGGCCCGCGAGGCGGAGGCCCTGCGGCAACTCGCCGACCTGCCGCAGGTGCCGCGGGTGCACGACGAGTTCGCCCTCGGCGATCACCGGTTCCTCGCGCTCGAGTTCATCGAGGGTCGAGCGCTGAACAAGGTGCTGGTCGACCGGTATCCGCTGATCGACGCCGACGCGACCGACGAAGACCGGGCGGCGTACGCCCGATGGGCCCGGCACATCTACGAGCAGGTCGAATCCGTCGTAGCGGCGATCCACGAGCGCGGACTCGTCTACGGGGACCTGCACCTGTTCAACATCATGATCCGGCCGGACGACCGGGTCGTCCTGGTCGACTTCGAGGTGGCCGCCCCGATCGCCGGGCACCGCCGACCCGGGCTGCGCAACCAGGGCTTCGCGGCACCGAGGGACCGGACCGGGCCGGCGGTCGACCGGTACGCCCTGGCGTGCCTGCGGTTGGCGCTGTTCCTGCCACTGACCCAGCTGGTCCGGCTCGCCCCGGCGAAGGTGACCCACCTGGCCGACGTCATCGCCGCGAACTTCCCGGTGCCGAGGTCCTTCCTCGACCCGGCGGTCGAGGAGATCACCGGTGACCCGCGGGCCACCGCGGACCCGCGAGAGGCCCTCGCCGCGGATGACTGGCACACCATGCGGGACCGGTTGACGACAGCGATCATGGCCAGCGCCACTCCCGAGCGAAACGACCGGCTCTTTCCCGGTGACATCGAACAGTTCCGCAGCGGCGGCCTCAACCTCGCCCACGGGGCGGCGGGAGTGCTGTACGCGCTCGACCAGAGCGGAGTCGGGCGGTGGCCCGAGCACGAAGACTGGCTGGTGCGGCGGGCGACAGCGCCCCCGTCCGGCACCCGCTGCGGCTTCTACGACGGGTTGCACGGCGTCGCTTACGCACTCGAGCACCTCGGACGTCGGCAGGACGCGCTCGACGTCGTCGACATCTGCCTGCGCGAATCCTTGGACGGGCTCGACCACAGCCTGGCGAGCGGACTGTCCGGGATCGCGCTCAACCTGGCCGAGTTGGCTGCGCGTACCGGCGAGGTGTCGTTGCACGCCGCCGCGTGGCGGGCCGCCGAGCGGGTGATCGGACAACTGGCCGACGACCCCGGCCCGGACGTCAGCGGCGGACGCAACCCGTACGCCGGGCTGCTACGTGGCCGGACCGGAGCGGCGCTCATGCTGTTGCGGCTCTACGAGCTCGGCGGCGACGACGAACTGTTGGGGCACGCCGCCACCGCCCTGCGTCAGGATCTGCGCCGGTGTGTGCTGCGCCCGGACGGTGCCCTGGAGGTCAACGAGGGTTGGCGCACCATGCCGTACCTGGCACACGGCAGCGTCGGCATCGGGCTGGTCCTCGACCAGTACCTGCGCCATCGCGCCGACGACCGGTTCGCCGAGGCGAGCGCGGGGGTCCGCCGCGCGGCGCGGTCACCGTTCTACGCACAGTCCGGGCTCTTCACCGGCCGGGCCGGCATCATCGCCTACCTCGCCGCCTCGGCCGACGAGGCCGACCGCCGCGAACTCGGTGCGCAGCTGGATCGGCTGACCTGGCACGCGCTGCCGTACCGGGAGGGGATCGCGTTCCCCGGTGAGCAGCTGCTGCGGCTCTCCATGGACTTCGGCACCGGCACCGCCGGCGTGCTCTTCGCGCTGGCCAGCGCGCAGCACGACCAGCCGCCGCCGCTGCCCTTCCTCGCGCCCCTGCCGGGCGCGCAGAGACTCCCTCGCGACAGCGGGGGCGACCTGATCGGCGAACGGATGGAAGGGAGGTGA
- a CDS encoding SapB/AmfS family lanthipeptide produces the protein MALLDLQGLEMAPADRTGGGSRASLLLCGDSSLSITTCN, from the coding sequence ATGGCGCTTCTGGACCTCCAGGGCCTGGAGATGGCTCCGGCCGACCGCACGGGTGGCGGTAGCCGGGCGAGCCTGCTGCTCTGCGGCGACAGCTCGCTCTCCATCACGACCTGCAACTGA
- a CDS encoding ABC transporter ATP-binding protein yields the protein MPTFARGDRLLRQTVWAGGGWTGGLAAVALLGAAAELLLPAALGRAVDAALAGGSGWWAVSACGLVVVLICVDTLTDLASGFGAARATAGLRRHLLRHLFALDVRATRRHPVGDLVGRLVGQAADAGQAGNAVVLAIVAVLPPLGSVVALTIMEPVLGVTMLAGLVLLAVLMRAFVADASAATTEYQRVLGTIAGRLLESLTGARTIAAAGTTRREEDRVLAALPELDRHGRRAWELLARASARTSAVAPLLNLSVIAVGGYALTTGWLTPGQLVAAVRYAAMGAGLGGVLATLNHLVRSRAGAHRVAELLTQPAAPAGDRPLPPGGGALRLRGVCVHADDGRTILDGIDLDVPAGATVAVVGASGAGKSTLAAVAGRLHDPDGGEVRLDGVPLRDLDGAALRRAVGYAFDRPVLIGATVHDAIGLALPVDSAVPPTDGGPATSAVLGAARMAAVADVIDRLPDGYRTPLVDTPLSGGETQRLGLARAFAAERLLILDDATSSLDTATEHRITEAVVGRAGERTRLVVTHRAAAAASADLVAWLDGGRLRGLAPHRRLWADPDYRAVFQPAGGGS from the coding sequence ATGCCGACGTTCGCCAGGGGGGACAGGCTGCTCCGGCAGACGGTCTGGGCGGGCGGCGGCTGGACCGGGGGACTCGCGGCGGTCGCGCTGCTCGGCGCGGCCGCCGAACTGTTGCTACCCGCGGCCCTCGGCCGCGCCGTCGACGCCGCCCTCGCCGGCGGCTCCGGCTGGTGGGCGGTGTCCGCCTGCGGCCTGGTCGTCGTCCTCATCTGCGTCGACACCCTCACGGACCTGGCCAGCGGGTTCGGTGCGGCACGCGCCACCGCCGGGCTGCGCCGGCACCTGCTGCGTCACCTGTTCGCCCTGGACGTCCGCGCCACCCGCCGGCACCCGGTGGGTGATCTCGTCGGCCGGTTGGTCGGCCAGGCCGCCGACGCGGGACAGGCCGGCAACGCCGTGGTCCTGGCCATCGTGGCGGTGCTTCCACCGCTCGGCAGCGTCGTCGCGCTCACCATCATGGAACCGGTCCTCGGGGTCACCATGCTCGCCGGTCTCGTCCTGCTCGCCGTCCTCATGCGTGCCTTCGTGGCCGACGCCTCGGCCGCTACCACCGAATACCAGAGGGTGCTCGGCACCATCGCCGGCCGACTGCTGGAGTCGCTCACCGGTGCCCGGACCATCGCCGCCGCCGGCACCACCCGCCGCGAGGAGGACCGGGTGCTGGCGGCCCTGCCGGAGCTGGACCGGCACGGCCGGCGCGCCTGGGAACTGCTGGCCCGGGCGAGTGCGCGAACCTCGGCCGTGGCGCCGCTGCTGAACCTCAGCGTCATCGCGGTCGGCGGGTACGCCCTGACCACAGGCTGGCTCACGCCGGGCCAACTGGTCGCCGCGGTCCGGTACGCGGCCATGGGTGCCGGGCTCGGTGGAGTGCTCGCCACCCTGAACCATCTGGTCCGCAGCCGCGCGGGAGCACACCGGGTCGCCGAGTTGCTGACGCAGCCCGCCGCGCCGGCAGGCGATCGTCCCCTTCCACCCGGCGGCGGCGCCCTGCGGCTGCGCGGGGTGTGCGTGCACGCCGACGACGGCCGGACCATCCTGGACGGCATCGACCTGGACGTGCCGGCCGGCGCCACCGTGGCCGTCGTCGGAGCGTCCGGTGCCGGCAAATCGACCCTGGCTGCCGTGGCGGGACGGCTACACGACCCCGACGGCGGTGAGGTGCGACTGGACGGTGTGCCGCTGCGGGACCTCGACGGGGCGGCACTGCGCCGAGCCGTCGGCTACGCCTTCGACCGGCCGGTGCTGATCGGCGCGACGGTCCACGACGCGATCGGCTTGGCGCTGCCGGTCGACTCGGCGGTGCCGCCAACCGACGGTGGACCGGCCACGTCGGCGGTCCTCGGGGCGGCCCGCATGGCGGCGGTCGCCGACGTGATCGACCGTCTGCCCGACGGTTACCGCACCCCGCTGGTGGACACACCGCTCTCCGGGGGCGAGACCCAACGCCTCGGCCTGGCCCGCGCGTTCGCCGCCGAGCGGCTGCTCATCCTGGACGACGCGACATCCAGCCTCGACACCGCGACCGAACACCGGATCACCGAGGCGGTGGTCGGGCGGGCCGGGGAGCGTACCCGACTGGTGGTCACCCACCGGGCCGCGGCGGCCGCGTCGGCCGACCTCGTGGCCTGGCTGGACGGCGGTCGGCTGCGCGGCCTGGCGCCGCACCGGCGACTCTGGGCCGACCCGGACTACCGTGCCGTCTTCCAGCCGGCCGGCGGTGGGTCGTGA
- a CDS encoding alkaline phosphatase PhoX, with product MPSSRRTFLASGAAAGVGLAVAGGLPSLAQASPGRPHSPVKGGPVPFPPLVDDPKGILALPEGFSYTVVTRTGVTRLDRGQGVTPSDHDGMAVYDAGQGRYTLIQNHEIDPGAEFGVPHVKGTVYDAGAVDAGGCTVIKTDRAGRNLGEFVALSGTISNCAGGPTPWGTWLTCEETEDRAGDEWEEGGRSGVYQKDHGYVFEVWADGSADPKPIKCLGRYSHEALAVDKDRTNIYLSEDADEPNGLFYRWSAPRGVKLGPGVLTRLAPNAGVLAAMQIIMDDGSVLPDVAYLTSAQLGRPFPVRWIEVPDRDARHKSVREQFADGQVTRGRKFEGVWATDEGVYVVNSYAWDDGDLPADAAPHDGMVWFYNFSTQTIQLVTYFPHQSASEEGTPVKYNDLTFDGPDNVSVTPWGSLVLAEDGTGASHVLSATPGGPTYAIARNQLNDSEFCGPTFTADGRVLFVNMQDPGLTLAITGPWEKYLG from the coding sequence GTGCCTTCCTCCCGTCGTACCTTCCTCGCGAGCGGCGCCGCCGCCGGCGTGGGCCTTGCCGTCGCCGGTGGGCTGCCGTCCCTCGCTCAGGCCAGCCCCGGCCGGCCGCACTCGCCGGTCAAGGGCGGTCCCGTGCCCTTCCCGCCGCTGGTGGACGACCCCAAGGGCATCCTGGCCCTGCCGGAAGGCTTCAGCTACACGGTGGTGACCCGGACCGGCGTCACCCGACTCGACCGTGGCCAGGGCGTGACGCCGTCGGACCACGACGGCATGGCCGTCTACGACGCCGGCCAGGGCCGTTACACCCTGATCCAGAACCACGAGATCGACCCGGGCGCCGAGTTCGGCGTACCGCACGTCAAGGGCACGGTGTACGACGCGGGCGCCGTTGACGCCGGCGGTTGCACCGTGATCAAAACCGACCGCGCGGGCCGTAACCTGGGCGAGTTCGTCGCCCTCTCCGGCACCATCTCCAACTGCGCTGGCGGGCCGACCCCCTGGGGCACCTGGCTCACCTGTGAGGAGACCGAGGACCGGGCCGGCGACGAGTGGGAAGAGGGCGGCCGGTCCGGCGTCTACCAGAAGGACCACGGGTACGTCTTCGAGGTCTGGGCCGACGGCAGCGCGGACCCGAAGCCCATCAAGTGCTTGGGCCGCTACTCCCACGAGGCCCTGGCGGTCGACAAGGACCGCACCAACATCTACCTCTCCGAAGACGCCGACGAGCCGAACGGCCTCTTCTACCGCTGGTCGGCGCCACGGGGCGTCAAGCTCGGTCCCGGCGTGCTCACCCGCCTCGCACCGAACGCAGGTGTCCTCGCCGCAATGCAGATCATCATGGACGACGGCTCGGTGCTGCCGGACGTCGCCTACCTGACCTCCGCCCAGTTGGGCCGCCCCTTCCCGGTGCGGTGGATCGAGGTGCCGGACCGCGACGCGCGGCACAAGTCCGTGCGCGAGCAGTTCGCCGACGGTCAGGTCACCCGGGGACGCAAGTTCGAAGGTGTGTGGGCCACCGACGAGGGCGTGTACGTGGTCAACTCCTACGCCTGGGACGACGGTGACCTGCCAGCCGACGCCGCGCCGCACGACGGCATGGTCTGGTTCTACAACTTCAGCACCCAGACCATCCAGCTGGTGACGTACTTCCCGCACCAGAGCGCGTCGGAGGAGGGCACGCCGGTCAAGTACAACGACCTCACCTTCGACGGCCCGGACAACGTATCCGTCACCCCGTGGGGCAGCCTGGTGCTCGCCGAGGACGGCACCGGGGCCTCCCACGTGCTCAGTGCGACTCCGGGCGGGCCGACGTACGCGATCGCCCGCAACCAGCTCAACGATTCGGAGTTCTGCGGGCCGACCTTCACCGCCGACGGCAGGGTCCTCTTCGTCAACATGCAGGACCCGGGCCTCACCCTGGCGATCACCGGGCCGTGGGAGAAGTACCTGGGCTGA
- the glnA gene encoding type I glutamate--ammonia ligase, protein MFTNSEELLRYLKNEDVKFVDVRFCDLPGVMQHFNLPVESVNDDLFTDGLAFDGSSIRGFQAIHESDMLLLPDVATAFIDPFRAQKTLALNFFIHDPFTREAYSRDPRNVAKKAEAYLAASGIADTAYFGAEAEFYIFDSIRHETSAHQSFYYIDSIEGAWNTGREEPGGNRGYKTAYKGGYFPVPPVDHYADLRDSIVRRLVDTGFNVERSHHEVGTAGQSEINYRFSTLLHAGDQLQLFKYIVKNEAWANGKTATFMPKPLFGDNGSGMHTHQSLWLNGEPLFYDETGYAGLSDMARWYIGGLLHHAPSLLAFTNPTINSYRRLVPGFEAPVNLVYSQRNRSACTRIPVTGANPKAKRVEFRVPDPSANVYLAFSAMMMAGLDGIKSKIEPPTPIDKDLYDLPPEEWGDVKQVPASLAHALDSLAHDHDYLLDGGVFTPDLISTWIEWKRANEVQPMALRPTPHEFALYFDC, encoded by the coding sequence GTGTTTACCAACTCCGAGGAACTGCTGCGATACCTCAAGAACGAGGACGTGAAGTTCGTCGACGTTCGTTTCTGTGACCTGCCCGGCGTGATGCAGCACTTCAACCTGCCGGTCGAGTCCGTCAACGACGACCTCTTCACCGACGGCCTCGCGTTCGACGGTTCGTCGATCCGCGGTTTCCAGGCGATCCACGAGTCGGACATGCTCCTGCTCCCGGACGTCGCCACCGCGTTCATCGACCCGTTCCGCGCGCAGAAGACACTCGCGCTGAACTTCTTCATCCACGACCCGTTCACCCGCGAGGCCTACAGCCGCGACCCGCGTAACGTCGCGAAGAAGGCCGAGGCGTACCTCGCCGCCAGCGGCATCGCCGACACCGCCTACTTCGGCGCCGAGGCGGAGTTCTACATCTTCGACTCGATCCGCCACGAAACCTCCGCCCACCAGTCGTTCTACTACATCGACTCGATCGAGGGCGCGTGGAACACCGGCCGCGAAGAGCCGGGCGGCAACCGCGGCTACAAGACCGCCTACAAGGGCGGCTACTTCCCCGTCCCACCGGTCGACCACTACGCCGACCTACGTGACTCCATCGTCCGGCGCCTCGTCGACACCGGCTTCAACGTCGAACGCTCACACCACGAGGTGGGCACCGCCGGCCAGTCCGAGATCAACTACCGGTTCTCCACCCTGCTGCACGCCGGCGACCAACTGCAACTCTTCAAGTACATCGTGAAGAACGAAGCCTGGGCCAACGGCAAGACCGCCACCTTCATGCCCAAGCCACTGTTCGGCGACAACGGCTCCGGCATGCACACCCACCAAAGCCTCTGGCTCAACGGTGAACCGCTCTTCTACGACGAGACCGGCTACGCGGGCCTGTCCGACATGGCCCGCTGGTACATCGGCGGCCTGCTACACCACGCACCGTCGCTGCTGGCCTTCACCAACCCGACGATCAACTCCTACCGTCGCCTCGTGCCCGGCTTCGAAGCACCGGTCAACCTGGTCTACTCCCAGCGCAACCGCTCCGCCTGCACCCGCATCCCAGTCACCGGCGCGAACCCGAAGGCCAAGCGCGTCGAGTTCCGCGTCCCGGACCCGTCAGCCAACGTCTACCTGGCCTTCTCCGCCATGATGATGGCCGGCCTCGACGGCATCAAGAGCAAGATCGAGCCTCCGACGCCGATCGACAAGGACCTCTACGACCTCCCGCCGGAGGAATGGGGCGACGTCAAACAGGTCCCCGCCTCCCTCGCGCACGCGTTGGACTCCCTGGCCCACGACCACGACTACCTGCTCGACGGCGGCGTCTTCACCCCGGACCTGATCTCCACCTGGATCGAGTGGAAGCGGGCCAACGAGGTCCAACCCATGGCACTACGCCCAACGCCGCACGAGTTCGCGCTCTACTTCGACTGCTGA